Proteins encoded together in one Conexivisphaerales archaeon window:
- a CDS encoding nicotinate phosphoribosyltransferase: MKRDLTDRLFWLAKDEEIKKAEVTDHYFLNTELALQKSRVNPRVTMEVYTRHLPYSDGWGLLSGVYEVAKLLEGLPVDVDAMDEGEVFAVPHESLAYEPVMQIRGRYRDFARYETPALGFLCSASGFATKAARIRVAAKDRILLSFGTRRAHPALAPLIERCAYMAGFDGVSNEAGAKLLGIEGSGTMPHSFILCYDTQQEAWKAFASALNPKEGVIALTDTLYDEKVESILALETLGKKLSGIRLDTPSSRRGDWRKIIEEVRWELNIRGGRDVKIFISGGLDEDDIKQYVDLVSGFGVGTSVSDAPSIDFNMKIVEVEKNGRMVPKAKRGDISGAKALWRDEETMTDYLALEGSKQLQNTTNLLKPLIRQGRIVREFERIEEIRERVKERLRTVASNPPNVRLLF; the protein is encoded by the coding sequence ATGAAAAGAGACCTGACAGATAGGCTCTTCTGGCTTGCAAAGGATGAAGAGATAAAGAAGGCTGAGGTTACTGACCATTACTTTCTTAACACAGAACTGGCCCTTCAGAAAAGCCGGGTCAACCCCAGGGTAACGATGGAGGTGTATACCAGGCATCTTCCCTACAGCGATGGATGGGGTTTGCTTTCAGGGGTCTATGAAGTTGCCAAGCTTCTTGAGGGGCTGCCTGTTGATGTCGATGCGATGGATGAAGGAGAAGTCTTTGCTGTACCTCACGAATCGCTTGCATATGAACCTGTAATGCAGATAAGAGGGAGGTACAGAGACTTTGCAAGGTACGAAACCCCGGCACTTGGCTTTTTATGCTCAGCAAGCGGGTTTGCTACAAAGGCTGCAAGAATAAGGGTAGCTGCAAAGGATAGAATACTTCTAAGCTTTGGAACAAGAAGGGCACATCCTGCCCTCGCCCCTCTTATAGAGAGGTGCGCATACATGGCAGGGTTTGACGGGGTGAGCAATGAAGCCGGTGCAAAACTGTTAGGCATCGAGGGTTCAGGAACTATGCCTCACAGCTTCATACTCTGCTATGATACTCAGCAGGAGGCATGGAAGGCATTCGCCTCTGCGTTAAATCCAAAAGAAGGAGTGATAGCCCTGACAGATACACTTTATGATGAAAAGGTGGAATCAATATTAGCTCTTGAGACCCTTGGGAAGAAACTCTCTGGAATAAGGCTTGACACGCCTTCAAGCAGGAGAGGTGACTGGAGGAAGATCATAGAGGAAGTGAGGTGGGAGCTGAACATAAGAGGAGGGAGGGATGTCAAGATATTCATCTCAGGAGGACTTGATGAGGATGACATCAAACAATATGTCGACCTGGTTTCAGGGTTTGGAGTAGGAACGAGCGTAAGCGATGCACCATCTATAGATTTCAACATGAAGATTGTTGAGGTTGAGAAAAATGGAAGGATGGTTCCTAAGGCCAAGAGGGGAGACATATCTGGAGCAAAGGCATTATGGAGAGATGAGGAGACGATGACAGACTACTTGGCTTTGGAAGGGTCTAAGCAACTCCAAAATACAACAAACCTGCTCAAGCCTTTGATAAGGCAAGGCAGAATAGTCAGAGAGTTTGAAAGGATTGAGGAGATAAGAGAGAGGGTGAAAGAAAGGCTCAGAACTGTCGCCTCAAACCCTCCCAATGTCAGGCTTCTCTTCTGA